The window TCCCGAACCGTCGCTTGGCAGTCACTTCTTTCATAATCTGACCGCCACGCATATGGGCTATTTCCATATCCAATATGAAAATCCGTCGGCTGGAATGCTCGATTGGGATTGGCTGCTAAGTCAGCCTGTCCTGCAGCAAACGAAATATGTCAGACTGATACGGCGCGAAGAACCCTTCAAAGCGAAAATTGACGGGCGGAGCTTTAGGGGAATTATCGGCAAGTGAAAATTATCTGGATAGGGTACGAAAAAGAAATGAAGGAAAAAGAAGCAGGATGTTCTACCCGAGCGGTAGAACATCCTGCTTCTTTTTCTTTGTGTTGAATTAAAGCGCGCCGGATTTAATCCGCTCTGCAAGCTCCTCAATCTTGGCTTTGATCGTGTTGCGTACCAGGCGAAATTCGGCATCGTCTTTTCCGCTGGGATCGTCGAGGCCCCAATCTTCACGATGCGTGCAAGGCAGAAAAGGACAGCTGACATTGCAACCCATTGTAATGACTATATCTACCGTAGGTATAGTACCTAACAATTTTGGTTTCTGTAGCAGTTCCATGTCGATGCCGACTTCTTTCATGATTCGCACGGCATCCTGGTTGATCTGGTCTTTGGTTTCCGTGCCGGCAGAGAAACTTTCGAATACGTTGAGGCCAATGATTTTTCCAAAAGCTTCAGCCATTTGGGAGCGGCAGGAATTGTGGACGCAAATAAAAGCGACTCGTTTCATTTCGTATCTCCTTCGTCATTCTTTAATATTTTTGTCAGTTGGGACGCATGAACTATTGAGAAAGATCATAATAGTAATCGTATTGTAGAGGGAGAAGAAGAAAAATGCAAGGCTCAATTTTGCAAAGAAGAAAGGGTAAGCGAGAGCAGCTGCAAAAGTGAGAAAATCCGCAGCATTATAAAAAGGAAATAACTTGAATAATATGGGAGGAAGTGGCAATGCGGTAACGAAAGTAATGAGGAAGGGGAAAGCGATTGACTTTATTTTACTTATAAGAAAATTTGTCGTTGAATGGGGTGGGGGGAGAAGATGAGCATGAAAGTTTCGCCAAAAGTGATGCTTGGTCTTATTGTCTTGTTTTTACTGGGCGCGTGGGCATTTATGCGCTTTGGCGTTGGGAAAACGCCGGTTGGCCCCGGATCGGGCATGGGGGTCGAAGTAAAGGTGATGCAGGTGGTGCAGCGCGATACGCCGTTGCTTTATGAATTTACCGGCAAGGTGACGTCGAAGAATGAAGTGAAGATCATGTCGAAGGTCGCTGGTAATATCGTGGCTAAGATGGTTAACGGCGGCGATGCGGTAAGCAAGGGACAGCCGCTCTTTAGGATTGACAACAAGCAATACCTGTCTTCCATCAATGCGGCTCGTTCCACACTCGTTAAATCGCAGGCTACGCTGCGCAACACAGAGCGCGATGTGGAGCGCTATCGGGCTTTGGCCGCTGTGGATGGCGTAGCGCGGCAAACATTGGATTCGTATGTGGCGCAGGCCGAAGAGCAGGCGGCAACGGTGGAAGAAAATCGGGCTAGTCTGCAGCGGGCAATCGAAGATGAGCAGGACACGCTGATTGTTTCGCCGGTTGACGGACGCATCGATATCAAAGACTTGGGCGTCGGGCAGTTTGTGACGGCCGGTTCAACGACATTGGCAACGGTGTCGGCGCTCGATCCGATCTGGGTGCAGTTCAGCATCAGTGAAAACGAATATATTAAGCTGGCTCGTTTGGGACAGGGCACGTTGTCCGGCTATTTTAGCGACGGAGTGAAATTGATGCTCAGCGATGGTTCGCAATATCCGGTGCCGGGAAAAATCGAACAGATTGACAACGGAATCGGCGACGCCACCGGGACGATGACGGTCAAGGCATCTTTTGACAATCCGCAGCGTTTCCTGGTGCCCGGTATGTTCGCGAAGATCACAGCGCAGGGCGGCATACGAAGCGGCGCGATTTTGATTCCGCAGCGGGCGGTCAAGGAATTGCTTGATGAAACGTTTGTCATGGTTGTTACGTCGGAAGGCAAAGCTGAGAGCAGAAAAGTGAAGATGGGCGACCGGGTCGGCAATCTCTGGATCGTCGAAAGCGGTCTGACGCCGAATGAAAGCGTGGTCGTCGAAGGCATCGACAAAGTGAAGCAGGGGACGCCGCTGAAAATTACGTTGATGGCGCTGGAAGACTTAATGAAATAAGGGGATTGAGCTATGGCTAATTTTTTCATTAACCGGCCGATATTTGCGATTGTACTGTCGATTATTATCACGCTGCTTGGCGCGATTGCGGCATTTCAGCTGCCGATTGCGCAATATCCGCAGATTTCTCCGCCGACGGTCTCGATCAGTACAAATTATCAAGGCGCTAATGCCGAAGTCGTGGAGCAGTCGGTCGCGCAACAGATCGAGCAGCAGGTCAACGGCGTGGACGGGATGGTTTCGATGTCCTCCACCAGTACAGACTCGGGTTCCTATTCGCTGACGGTGCAGTTTGAAGCCGGACGCGATGCGGATATTGCCGCGGTGCAGACGCAAAACCGCGCAGCGGAGGCGACTTCATCCCTGCCGACCTCGGTTCAGACGTCCGGCGTGTCGACGCGCAAGTCGTCGCAGGATATGTCGC of the Azotosporobacter soli genome contains:
- a CDS encoding arsenate reductase ArsC → MKRVAFICVHNSCRSQMAEAFGKIIGLNVFESFSAGTETKDQINQDAVRIMKEVGIDMELLQKPKLLGTIPTVDIVITMGCNVSCPFLPCTHREDWGLDDPSGKDDAEFRLVRNTIKAKIEELAERIKSGAL
- a CDS encoding efflux RND transporter periplasmic adaptor subunit; translated protein: MSMKVSPKVMLGLIVLFLLGAWAFMRFGVGKTPVGPGSGMGVEVKVMQVVQRDTPLLYEFTGKVTSKNEVKIMSKVAGNIVAKMVNGGDAVSKGQPLFRIDNKQYLSSINAARSTLVKSQATLRNTERDVERYRALAAVDGVARQTLDSYVAQAEEQAATVEENRASLQRAIEDEQDTLIVSPVDGRIDIKDLGVGQFVTAGSTTLATVSALDPIWVQFSISENEYIKLARLGQGTLSGYFSDGVKLMLSDGSQYPVPGKIEQIDNGIGDATGTMTVKASFDNPQRFLVPGMFAKITAQGGIRSGAILIPQRAVKELLDETFVMVVTSEGKAESRKVKMGDRVGNLWIVESGLTPNESVVVEGIDKVKQGTPLKITLMALEDLMK